The genomic segment ACACCATGGTGGCGAGCGTACCGCTCTTCGCCAATCTCGATGCGCATATGCTGGCGGAGGTGATGCGCAGCCTCAATTCGCGCCGCGTGCGGCCCGGCGAGCCGATCATCAGCGAGGGCGAAACCGCGGATGCGATGTATTTCATCATGGAAGGCAAGGTCGAGGTCGAGCTGCCCGAGGGGCCTGTCACCCTGTCGGCGGGCGACTTCTTCGGCGAGATGGCGCTTCTGCGCCACAGCCGCCACAGCGTGGGCGTGAAGGCGCTTGAGCAGTGCGAGCTCCTGATGCTGCGCGCCCACGATTTCCGTCTCCTGCTCGCCCGCCACCACGATTTCGCCGTCGCAATCCGCACCGCCGCAAAGAAGCGCGCCACGGAGAAACGCGGCGATCTGGTGATGTCGAAACCGGGGCCGTCCTGACTGTCGAGCGGACCTACTCGTCCCGGTCGGGATGCTGCAGGCTTTTCAGCCTGGCGAGACGCTCGGGCGCGATGTCGTTCTCGGTCCGCGTGCCCGGCAAGGTGTGGAGCTCGTCGAACCACGGCATGCGCGATTCGATCCCGAACTGCTCTTTCGGGCGAACGCGCGCAGGCTCGTCGAGGCTGCCGATGGACACGTCCATCCAGTCGCCGTCCGTGTAGCGGAAGCTTAGCGGCGTGCCGCAGGCCGGGCAGAAGCCGCGCTCGACGATTTCGGAGCTCCTGTAGAGGCCGGGCTCGCCCTTCGTCCAGGCGAAGTCCCGGTTGCGGACGGGGGCGAGCGGCGCGAAGAACGAGCCGAAGGCCTTCTGGCACATCCGGCAATGGCAGATATGCACGCCCTTCGGCTCCGCATAGAGGGCGTAGCGCACGGCGCCGCACTGGCAGCCGCCGGTATGCATGGGAGTGCGGTCGTCCGGCATGGGGCTCCTCCATCCTCACATGAAAACGGGGCGATGTTGCCATCGCCCCGCCGGATCGTACAGTGCCTCGTGGCCGATCTCAGGCCTTCGCCATGGCCTTCTCGAAATTCTCGGCCACCTTGTCGAGGAATCCGGTGGTCGACAGCCAGGGCTGGTCCGGGCCGACGAGGATCGCGAGATCCTTGGTCATGTCTCCGGCCTCCACCGTGTCGACAACGACGGTCTCCAGCGTCTGGGCGAAGGCCTTGAGCGCCTCGTTGCCGTCGAGCTTGGCGCGATGGGCAAGGCCGCGCGTCCAGGCGAAGATCGAGGCGATGGAGTTGGTGGAGGTCTCCTTGCCTTCCTGGTGCAGCCGGTAGTGGCGCGTCACGGTGCCGTGGGCGGCCTCCGCCTCGACCGTCTTGCCGTCGGGCGACATGAGTACCGACGTCATGAGGCCGAGCGAGCCGAAGCCCTGTGCCACCGTGTCGGACTGCACGTCGCCGTCATAGTTCTTGCAGGCCCACACATAGCCACCGTTCCACTTCATGGCGCAGGCGACCATGTCGTCGATCAGGCGATGCTCGTAGGTGATGCCGGCCTTCTCGAACTTGTCCTTGAACTCCGCGTCGTAGACCTCCTGGAACAGATCCTTGAAGCGGCCGTCATAGGCCTTCAGAATCGTGTTCTTGGTGGAGAGATAGACGGGCCAGCCGCGCATCAGGCCGTAATTCATCGAGGCGCGGGCGAAGTCGCGGATCGACTCGTCGAGATTGTACATGGACATGGCGACGCCCGGACCGGGGAAGTCGTAGACCTCGTGCTCGATCTCGGTGCCGTCCTCGCCGACGAACTTGACGGTGAGCTTGCCCTTGCCGGGGACCTTGAAGTCGGTGGCGCGGTACTGGTCGCCGAAGGCGTGGCGGCCGACCACGATAGGCTGCGTCCAGCCGGGCACGAGGCGGGGAATGTTCTTGCACACGATCGGCTCGCGGAAGATCACGCCGCCGAGGATGTTGCGGATCGTGCCATTGGGCGAGCGCCACATCTTCTTCAGGCCGAATTCCTCCACGCGCGCCTCGTCGGGCGTGATGGTCGCGCATTTGATGCCGACGCCGTATTTCTTGATGGCCTCGGCCGCCTCGACGGTGATCTTGTCGTCCGTCTCGTCGCGCTTCTCGACCCCGAGATCG from the Kaustia mangrovi genome contains:
- a CDS encoding GFA family protein, which translates into the protein MPDDRTPMHTGGCQCGAVRYALYAEPKGVHICHCRMCQKAFGSFFAPLAPVRNRDFAWTKGEPGLYRSSEIVERGFCPACGTPLSFRYTDGDWMDVSIGSLDEPARVRPKEQFGIESRMPWFDELHTLPGTRTENDIAPERLARLKSLQHPDRDE
- a CDS encoding NADP-dependent isocitrate dehydrogenase codes for the protein MSKIKVDNPVVELDGDEMTRIIWAFIKEKLILPYLDIDLKYYDLGVEKRDETDDKITVEAAEAIKKYGVGIKCATITPDEARVEEFGLKKMWRSPNGTIRNILGGVIFREPIVCKNIPRLVPGWTQPIVVGRHAFGDQYRATDFKVPGKGKLTVKFVGEDGTEIEHEVYDFPGPGVAMSMYNLDESIRDFARASMNYGLMRGWPVYLSTKNTILKAYDGRFKDLFQEVYDAEFKDKFEKAGITYEHRLIDDMVACAMKWNGGYVWACKNYDGDVQSDTVAQGFGSLGLMTSVLMSPDGKTVEAEAAHGTVTRHYRLHQEGKETSTNSIASIFAWTRGLAHRAKLDGNEALKAFAQTLETVVVDTVEAGDMTKDLAILVGPDQPWLSTTGFLDKVAENFEKAMAKA